In Flavobacterium sp. N1736, the following are encoded in one genomic region:
- a CDS encoding site-specific integrase — protein sequence MKMYKTGYAPVDALELTERNLSEDSTGNLWIMTSRAKTAIRANVPVLPTVEKIISKYKNQQKGLIPKISNQKTNAYLKEIADVCGINKHLTWYVARHTFATTVTLGNGVRLENVSAMMGHTNTKQTQHYAKVLDVNIMEDMEKLKSKFK from the coding sequence ATGAAAATGTATAAAACTGGATATGCGCCTGTCGATGCTTTGGAACTGACTGAAAGAAACCTATCAGAAGATTCCACTGGAAATTTATGGATTATGACCAGCAGAGCGAAAACTGCCATCAGGGCCAATGTCCCGGTACTGCCTACCGTTGAGAAAATTATTTCTAAATATAAAAACCAACAGAAAGGTCTTATCCCGAAAATTTCCAATCAGAAAACGAATGCTTATCTAAAGGAAATTGCTGATGTCTGTGGCATAAACAAACATCTTACATGGTATGTTGCCAGACATACGTTTGCTACCACTGTAACTTTAGGAAATGGTGTGAGACTCGAGAATGTTTCTGCAATGATGGGACATACTAATACCAAGCAGACACAGCATTATGCAAAAGTTTTGGATGTGAATATAATGGAAGACATGGAGAAACTGAAATCTAAGTTTAAGTGA